A single genomic interval of Camelina sativa cultivar DH55 chromosome 11, Cs, whole genome shotgun sequence harbors:
- the LOC104721696 gene encoding protein KAKU4 isoform X2, whose translation MDSVSGYAGTRQPRSGGKIVRPRRTAAVRTPYDRPVSRSRDPPQQNPSWISRLVYKPASVIASGAGKFISSVVFSESSSSSSEDDDSSSDIDGDEDVEKNITNFTEEDLVNAQQPTIQPLSSKRVIEQLLMQETFAREEGDKLIDIINARVVDHPSFPPAVEGRNNDNGMTSDVNVGEMSNTAVMEAKKWLEEKKSGSSSKYKATEDGAGSPVDVAKSYMRARLPWGSPAANNSEFRSPSSAGRQRTPFPYSAGSFSSSKLKRKSGSNQSWNIQDEIRKVRAKATEEMLKSPSSAASLEPKKSPYVLATDLLKGNDASLNADGAVQALQNEQSGVLPNSGIPTSEQNQTTGANQGVEEAGVLHSRSHGVGLDETFISENTNTAFQSGTGVDDLNAEDGDFIQRRATIGDTTNAVLALGATLDSTGNFCIPKDVFETSKEADDKGPSRPASNGFPSSSPSLVAMEGQPKPKPPEETEASQPIADDMTVGNGSDGAINNENDDSESSASHNSSSTHEEEWLPGDQSLPNSNSASSSPGTTKVLAYSRRGRGRGRGRGRGGRGKGRGKSTL comes from the exons aTGGATTCCGTCTCCGGTTACGCCGGAACACGTCAGCCTCGATCCGGTGGCAAAATTGTTCGACCACGACGCACCGCCGCCGTTAGGACTCCGTATGACCGCCCTGTTTCGAGATCCCGAGATCCTCCTCAGCAAAACCCTAGTTGGATCTCCAGGCTCGTTTACAAACCCGCCAGCGTAATTGCTTCCGGCGCCGGTAAATTTATTTCTTCCGTCGTCTTCTCTGAatcttcctcatcttcctcgGAGGATGATGATTCATCTTCAG ATATTGATGGTGATGAGGATGTTGAGAAGAACATTACTAATTTTACTGAAGAG GACCTTGTGAATGCCCAGCAACCAACTATCCAACCACTCAGTTCTAAGCGTGTAATTGAGCAGCTTCTCATGCAAGAAACATTCGCAAG GGAAGAGGGTGATAAATTGATAGATATCATCAATGCTAGGGTCGTAGATCATCCCAGTTTTCCCCCTGCTGTCGAGGGGAGGAATAATGACAATGGAATGACAAGTG ACGTGAATGTGGGTGAAATGTCCAATACAGCTGTTATGGAAGCAAAAAAATGGTTGGAGGAGAAGAAATCAGGATCAAGTTCAAAGTATAAG GCAACTGAAGATGGTGCTGGATCGCCTGTGGATGTGGCCAAGTCATATATGCGAGCTCGTCTGCCTTGGGGATCTCCGGCTGCGAACAATTCAGAGTTTCGATCACCATCATCAGCAGGAAGGCAAAGGACTCCTTTTCCTTATAGTGCTGGAAGCTTTTCGTCGTCCAAG CTGAAAAGGAAATCCGGTTCCAATCAGTCATGGAATATTCAAGATGAAATCCGCAAAGTCAGAGCTAAAGCAACAGAGGAAATGCTTAAAAGTCCCAGTAGTGCAGCCTCTTTGGAACCTAAAAAAAGCCCATATGTTTTAGCGACTGATTTACTCAAAGGAAATGATGCGTCTTTGAATGCCGATGGAGCTGTTCAAG ctCTACAGAATGAACAAAGCGGGGTTTTACCAAATTCAGGCATACCCACCTCTGAACAAAATCAG ACTACGGGAGCTAATCAAGGCGTTGAAGAAGCAGGAGTTTTACACAGTAGATCTC ATGGAGTTGGTTTGGATGAGACATTTATCTCTGAAAATACGAATACCGCTTTTCAAAG TGGAACCGGCGTAGATGACTTGAATGCTGAAGATGGCGATTTTATCCAACGTAGAGCGACTATCGGAGACACCACAAATG CTGTCTTGGCACTTGGGGCAACTTTGGATTCTACGGGGAACTTTTGCATCCCAAAAGATGTGTTTGAAACATCAAAAGAAGCTGATGATAAAGGCCCATCACGCCCTGCCTCTAACGGTTTCCCATCTTCATCACCTAG TTTAGTGGCTATGGAAGGTcaaccaaaacccaaaccaCCAGAAGAAACCGAGGCTTCTCAGCCTATAGCTGATGATATGACAGTAGGGAATGGCTCAGATGGTGCGATTAACAATGAAAACGATGACAGCGAATCAAGTGCCTCACATAACAGTTCAAGCACGCACGAAGAAGAGTGGCTCCCAGGAGACCAGTCTCTACCAAACTCAAACTCGGCAAGTAGCAGTCCGGGTACAACCAAGGTCTTGGCATACagcagaagaggaagaggcCGTGGTAGAGGAAGAGGTCGAGGAGGTCGAGGCAAAGGACGGGGCAAATCAACTCTGTAA
- the LOC104721696 gene encoding protein KAKU4 isoform X1, which produces MDSVSGYAGTRQPRSGGKIVRPRRTAAVRTPYDRPVSRSRDPPQQNPSWISRLVYKPASVIASGAGKFISSVVFSESSSSSSEDDDSSSDIDGDEDVEKNITNFTEEEDLVNAQQPTIQPLSSKRVIEQLLMQETFAREEGDKLIDIINARVVDHPSFPPAVEGRNNDNGMTSDVNVGEMSNTAVMEAKKWLEEKKSGSSSKYKATEDGAGSPVDVAKSYMRARLPWGSPAANNSEFRSPSSAGRQRTPFPYSAGSFSSSKLKRKSGSNQSWNIQDEIRKVRAKATEEMLKSPSSAASLEPKKSPYVLATDLLKGNDASLNADGAVQALQNEQSGVLPNSGIPTSEQNQTTGANQGVEEAGVLHSRSHGVGLDETFISENTNTAFQSGTGVDDLNAEDGDFIQRRATIGDTTNAVLALGATLDSTGNFCIPKDVFETSKEADDKGPSRPASNGFPSSSPSLVAMEGQPKPKPPEETEASQPIADDMTVGNGSDGAINNENDDSESSASHNSSSTHEEEWLPGDQSLPNSNSASSSPGTTKVLAYSRRGRGRGRGRGRGGRGKGRGKSTL; this is translated from the exons aTGGATTCCGTCTCCGGTTACGCCGGAACACGTCAGCCTCGATCCGGTGGCAAAATTGTTCGACCACGACGCACCGCCGCCGTTAGGACTCCGTATGACCGCCCTGTTTCGAGATCCCGAGATCCTCCTCAGCAAAACCCTAGTTGGATCTCCAGGCTCGTTTACAAACCCGCCAGCGTAATTGCTTCCGGCGCCGGTAAATTTATTTCTTCCGTCGTCTTCTCTGAatcttcctcatcttcctcgGAGGATGATGATTCATCTTCAG ATATTGATGGTGATGAGGATGTTGAGAAGAACATTACTAATTTTACTGAAGAG GAGGACCTTGTGAATGCCCAGCAACCAACTATCCAACCACTCAGTTCTAAGCGTGTAATTGAGCAGCTTCTCATGCAAGAAACATTCGCAAG GGAAGAGGGTGATAAATTGATAGATATCATCAATGCTAGGGTCGTAGATCATCCCAGTTTTCCCCCTGCTGTCGAGGGGAGGAATAATGACAATGGAATGACAAGTG ACGTGAATGTGGGTGAAATGTCCAATACAGCTGTTATGGAAGCAAAAAAATGGTTGGAGGAGAAGAAATCAGGATCAAGTTCAAAGTATAAG GCAACTGAAGATGGTGCTGGATCGCCTGTGGATGTGGCCAAGTCATATATGCGAGCTCGTCTGCCTTGGGGATCTCCGGCTGCGAACAATTCAGAGTTTCGATCACCATCATCAGCAGGAAGGCAAAGGACTCCTTTTCCTTATAGTGCTGGAAGCTTTTCGTCGTCCAAG CTGAAAAGGAAATCCGGTTCCAATCAGTCATGGAATATTCAAGATGAAATCCGCAAAGTCAGAGCTAAAGCAACAGAGGAAATGCTTAAAAGTCCCAGTAGTGCAGCCTCTTTGGAACCTAAAAAAAGCCCATATGTTTTAGCGACTGATTTACTCAAAGGAAATGATGCGTCTTTGAATGCCGATGGAGCTGTTCAAG ctCTACAGAATGAACAAAGCGGGGTTTTACCAAATTCAGGCATACCCACCTCTGAACAAAATCAG ACTACGGGAGCTAATCAAGGCGTTGAAGAAGCAGGAGTTTTACACAGTAGATCTC ATGGAGTTGGTTTGGATGAGACATTTATCTCTGAAAATACGAATACCGCTTTTCAAAG TGGAACCGGCGTAGATGACTTGAATGCTGAAGATGGCGATTTTATCCAACGTAGAGCGACTATCGGAGACACCACAAATG CTGTCTTGGCACTTGGGGCAACTTTGGATTCTACGGGGAACTTTTGCATCCCAAAAGATGTGTTTGAAACATCAAAAGAAGCTGATGATAAAGGCCCATCACGCCCTGCCTCTAACGGTTTCCCATCTTCATCACCTAG TTTAGTGGCTATGGAAGGTcaaccaaaacccaaaccaCCAGAAGAAACCGAGGCTTCTCAGCCTATAGCTGATGATATGACAGTAGGGAATGGCTCAGATGGTGCGATTAACAATGAAAACGATGACAGCGAATCAAGTGCCTCACATAACAGTTCAAGCACGCACGAAGAAGAGTGGCTCCCAGGAGACCAGTCTCTACCAAACTCAAACTCGGCAAGTAGCAGTCCGGGTACAACCAAGGTCTTGGCATACagcagaagaggaagaggcCGTGGTAGAGGAAGAGGTCGAGGAGGTCGAGGCAAAGGACGGGGCAAATCAACTCTGTAA